Sequence from the Microbacterium dextranolyticum genome:
GCACTCCATCCCGCCCCGAGCAGGAACAGCGCGACCAGGACCGCCCACGGCGAACCGGGCAGGATCGCCGCGATGACGAGGGATGCCGCGAGCAGGCCCTGCCCGATGAGGATCGTCGCGATCCTCCCGGTGCGGTCCGCGAGCATCCCGAACAGCGGGGACAGACCGTACATGCCGAAGACGTGCAGCGCGATCGTGACGCCCACGATGAGCGTGACGTGATCGGGCTCGAGGTGGGCCAGATGAATGGGCGTCATCGCCATGACCGATGCCATCACGACGTGCGAACCCGCGACCGCGAAGATCGCGTACCGCGCCGTGAGCGGGCGGTCGGCCTCCACGATGTGACTCGCCCGCGCCGCACCCTCGCGATCGAGGCGCTGTGCCGTGAGCAGCGGGTCGGGCCGGAGGGCGATGAGATACAACGCCAGTGCCGCGATCTGCGCAAGGATCGAGAACGCGTACGCCCCGGTCAGCGGCGGCATACCGAGCAGCTGCCCCACGGACTCGCCGGGGGTGAGGAGCAGCGGCCCCGCGACCCCGCCGACCGTCGTCGCCCAGACGACGGTGCCGAGATCGCGCCCGCGCCTCTCCGACACGGCGAGATCGGTCGCGGCGAAGCGCGACTGCAGGTTGCCGGCGTTCCCCGCGCCGATGAGGACCACACCCACCAGGAACAATGCGAACAGCTCGAGCTGCGCGGCGGTGATCACGAGCGCGATACCCGTCAGCGCGAACGCGTTGCCGAGCGTCAGGGCCCGTCGCCGCCCGTGACGGGCCGCGAGGCGGGCGAGCGGGATCGCGCACAGAGCGGCCCCCAGCGTCACCGACGCGGTGGCCAGTCCCGACAGCGACTCCTCGCCCGACAGCTTCGAGGCCAGAAGAGCGCCGAGCGAGACGGTCGCGCCGAACGCGATGCCGCCGAGCACCTGTCCGGCGGCGAGCGTTCGCACCGTCCGCCGCTGGAGAGCGGCAACCCCGTCCGGAGAGCGCGGCGGCGACGCGGTCATCCCGCGTCGCGCGCGGTGTTCCGGAGCGTTCCGAGTCCGGTAATCTCGACCTCGATGGTCTGCCCCGCGTCGAACGGACCGATCCCGGCCGGCGTGCCGGTGAGGATCACGTCGCCCGGCAGCAGGGTGAAAGCGGCCGACGCGTACGCGATGATCTCGGGAACGGAATGCACCATGTCCGAGATCGGGCCGTCCTGGCGCACCTCACCGTCGACACGCGTGACGATCCGGGCTCCCCCGGCGAGATCGAACTCGGTCTCGATCGCCGGGCCCAGCGGGCAGAACGTGTCGAACCCCTTGGCCCGAGCCCACTGGCCGTCCGCGGCCTGCAGATCGCGTGCCGTGACATCATTGCCGATCGTGTAGCCGAAGACGTGATCCAGGGCATCCGCCGCCGACACGTTCTTCGCGACGCGACCGATCACGACCGCGAGCTCGCCCTCGAAGTCGGTGCGCTGCGACTGCGGTGGGCGCACGATGGCATCCCCTGGTCCGATCACCGACGTGTTCGGCTTCAGGAACAGCAACGGCGCCGCGGGCGCCTCTCCACCCATCTCCGCCGCGTGGTCGCGATAGTTCTTGCCCACGCACACGACCTTGGACCGGGGGATCACGGGCGCGAGGAGAGAAACCTCCGCGAGAGACACCCGCTCCCCCGTCGTCTCGAAGCCGGCGAACAGCGGGTCGCCCGCGAGGACGACCAGATCGGTGCCGTCGAGGATGCCGAAGCGGATCGCGTCGGCGTGGGCGAACCGGACGACCCGCATCTCAGGCGTCCAGGCGCTGCAGCCAGCCGTGCACGTCCTCGCGGCGGCCGTACTGGATGTCGGTGAGTTCTTCACGCAGCGACAGCGCGAGCTCCCCGAGAGGCTGCTCGTCGATGAAATCGGTGCCCTTCAGGACGCCGATGGGTGCGATGACGGCGGCCGTGCCGCAGGCGAACACCTCGACGATGTCGCCGGATGCCACGCCCTGTCGCCATTCGTCGATCGACACGGCGCGCCCTTCGACCTTGTGGCCGCGGGCGGCGGCGAGCTGCAGGATCGAGTCGCGCGTGATGCCCTCGAGGATCGACCCCGACTGGGGAGTGACGAGGGTGCCGTCCTTGTAGACGAACACGACGTTCATTCCGCCGAGCTCTTCGACGTTACGCTCGGGGTCGAGGAAGACCACCTGGTCGCAGCCCTGCTCGTACGCCTCCGCCTGCGGCAACAGGCTCGCGGCGTAGTTGCCGCCGGTCTTGGCCGCGCCCGTGCCGCCCTTGCCGGCACGCGCGTACTGCTCACTCAGCCAGATGGACACCGGCTTCGCCCCGCCCTTGAAGTACGCCCCGACGGGCGAGGCGATGACGTAGTAGCCGACCTTGTTGGCCGGGCGCACCCCGAGGAACGCCTCCTTGGCGAACATGAACGGACGCAGGTAGAGGCTCTGGTCGGCACCGGAGGGCACCCAGGCGCCGTCGACCGCGATGAGCGCCTTCAGCGACTCGAGGAAGTACTCGACGGGCAGTTCCGGCAGGGCGAGCCGACGGGCGCTGCGCTGCAGACGCAGGGCGTTCTGGTCGGGGCGGAACGTGTGGATCGACCCGTCGGCGTGACGATACGCCTTGATGCCTTCGAAGATCTCCTGACCGTAGTGCAGCACCGCTGCGGCCGGGTCGAGCGAGAGCGGACCGTAGGGCTGCACGCGCGGGCGGTGCCAGCCGCCACGCACCGACCAGCAGATGTCCACCATGTGGTCCGTGAACGCCTCTCCGAAGGCGGGGTCCGCCAGGAGGGCGTCGCGCTCGGCATCCGATTTCGCGGCGAGATTCTTCGTGACGCTGAACTCGAGCGGGGCGAGTCCGGCGTCG
This genomic interval carries:
- a CDS encoding MFS transporter, whose protein sequence is MTASPPRSPDGVAALQRRTVRTLAAGQVLGGIAFGATVSLGALLASKLSGEESLSGLATASVTLGAALCAIPLARLAARHGRRRALTLGNAFALTGIALVITAAQLELFALFLVGVVLIGAGNAGNLQSRFAATDLAVSERRGRDLGTVVWATTVGGVAGPLLLTPGESVGQLLGMPPLTGAYAFSILAQIAALALYLIALRPDPLLTAQRLDREGAARASHIVEADRPLTARYAIFAVAGSHVVMASVMAMTPIHLAHLEPDHVTLIVGVTIALHVFGMYGLSPLFGMLADRTGRIATILIGQGLLAASLVIAAILPGSPWAVLVALFLLGAGWSAATVAGAALLTESSRTAVRPRRQGISDTVMTGSAAVGAVLAGIVLGAIGYGGLALVALVIVVVVTALAPYAARR
- a CDS encoding branched-chain amino acid aminotransferase, whose translation is MSLTYDPDAGLAPLEFSVTKNLAAKSDAERDALLADPAFGEAFTDHMVDICWSVRGGWHRPRVQPYGPLSLDPAAAVLHYGQEIFEGIKAYRHADGSIHTFRPDQNALRLQRSARRLALPELPVEYFLESLKALIAVDGAWVPSGADQSLYLRPFMFAKEAFLGVRPANKVGYYVIASPVGAYFKGGAKPVSIWLSEQYARAGKGGTGAAKTGGNYAASLLPQAEAYEQGCDQVVFLDPERNVEELGGMNVVFVYKDGTLVTPQSGSILEGITRDSILQLAAARGHKVEGRAVSIDEWRQGVASGDIVEVFACGTAAVIAPIGVLKGTDFIDEQPLGELALSLREELTDIQYGRREDVHGWLQRLDA
- a CDS encoding fumarylacetoacetate hydrolase family protein, which gives rise to MRVVRFAHADAIRFGILDGTDLVVLAGDPLFAGFETTGERVSLAEVSLLAPVIPRSKVVCVGKNYRDHAAEMGGEAPAAPLLFLKPNTSVIGPGDAIVRPPQSQRTDFEGELAVVIGRVAKNVSAADALDHVFGYTIGNDVTARDLQAADGQWARAKGFDTFCPLGPAIETEFDLAGGARIVTRVDGEVRQDGPISDMVHSVPEIIAYASAAFTLLPGDVILTGTPAGIGPFDAGQTIEVEITGLGTLRNTARDAG